A genomic window from Prunus persica cultivar Lovell chromosome G2, Prunus_persica_NCBIv2, whole genome shotgun sequence includes:
- the LOC18784887 gene encoding SURP and G-patch domain-containing protein 1-like protein: protein MDKGVTPSLFVNDGSFMERFKQLQQEKEKDKGPIADESTPSKVVSGSSTPNLTTGKTSAELKPNDTRKAAAAASGGKLAFSLKQKSKIVAPPVKLGADEDEDEADAANFSADAPTKRQKLGQPDASEESPGQVDVAPPSPNDSTVKIVADKLASFVARHGRKFEHITRQRNPGDTPFKFLFDESCADYKYYEYQLAIEEKVLQQTIDSQTSRNGGTNTSASKSTSSSQRSILKHPNYQTPASALYDATEGRTGELTAPTGADPIAMMEYYVKKAAQEERKRQPKQSKDEMPPPASLQAPSLKKGHHMGDYIPQEELEKFMAACNDAASQKAAKEAADRAKIQADNVGHKLLSKMGWKEGEGLGSSRRGISDPIMAGNVKKDNLGVGAQQPGEVTPEDDIYEQYKKRMMLGYRYRPNPLNNPRKAYY, encoded by the exons ATGGACAAAGGAGTGACTCCTAGCCTCTTTGTTAATGATGGTTCATTCATGGAAAGGTTCAAACAACTTCAacaagagaaggagaaagatAAGGGTCCTATAGCAGACGAGTCTACACCAAGTAAAGTTGTATCAGGGAGTTCGACTCCTAACCTTACCACTGGTAAAACCAGTGCTGAACTGAAGCCTAATGATACACGCAAGGCCGCAGCTGCTGCTTCAGGTGGCAAACTTGCTTTCAGCTTGAAACAGAAGTCAAAGATTGTGGCACCTCCTGTTAAGTTAGGTGCAGAtgaggatgaagatgaagcAGATGCTGCAAATTTTTCAGCCGATGCACCAACAAAACGACAAAAGTTGGGTCAGCCAGATGCCTCAGAGGAATCACCCGGACAAGTGGATGTTG CACCACCTTCCCCAAATGATTCAACAGTGAAGATAGTTGCTGACAAACTAGCAAGTTTTGTGGCTAGACATGGAAGGAAATTTGAGCATATTACACGTCAAAGAAATCCAGGAGATACCCCTTTCAA ATTTTTATTTGACGAGAGCTGTGCTGATTACAAATATTATGAGTATCAGCTTGCCATTGAGGAGAAAGTCCTGCAACAGACCATCGATTCTCAAACATCTCGTAATG GAGGTACAAACACGTCCGCTTCCAAATCCACAAGTAGTTCCCAAAGGTCTATTTTGAAGCATCCAAATTATCAAACTCCTGCCTCTGCTTTATATGACGCCACTGAGGGAAGGACAG GTGAGCTCACTGCGCCAACAGGTGCAGATCCTATTGCCATGATGGAGTACTACGTGAAAAAGGCTGCtcaagaagagagaaagagacaaCCTAAAcagtcaaaagatgaaatgcCCCCACCTGCTTCTCTTCAAG CACCTTCTCTTAAAAAAGGTCATCACATGGGTGATTACATCCCACAAGAAGAGCTGGAGAAGTTTATGGCCGCTTGTAATGATGCAGCTTCACAGAAAGCTGCCAAAGAAGCTGCAGATAGGGCAAAAATCCAGGCGGATAATGTGGGTCATAAACTTTTGTCTAAAATGGGTTGGAAAGAAG GTGAGGGTCTGGGGAGCTCTAGAAGAGGAATTTCTGATCCAATAATGGCTGGTAATGTGAAGAAAGACAATCTGGGGGTTGGTGCTCAACAACCCGGAGAAGTGACTCCTGAAGATGATATATATGAGCAGTATAAGAAGCGAATGATGCTTGGTTACCGATACAGACCCAATCCTCTG AACAATCCACGGAAGGCATATTACTAA
- the LOC18787013 gene encoding uncharacterized protein LOC18787013 isoform X2, which produces MDASGLRILTPFSPFRMRSTKAPLFGSLYLAHLNRKVRLSLHSTRFSALCSLSDGGKEHGVGEAVKEVSRNKILQVVLVSPQIPGNTGCIARTCAASAVGLHLVGPLGFKVDDAKLKRAGLDYWPYVVVKVHSSWAEFQDYFRQQDGEKRLLAFTKRGTSFHSGESLIILGLGSLVNINVLNQT; this is translated from the exons ATGGACGCAAGCGGTTTGAGAATCCTAACCCCTTTCTCTCCTTTCCGAATGCGCTCAACAAAAGCTCCTCTCTTTGGTTCTCTGTACTTGGCTCATCTCAACCGCAAAGTCCGCCTCTCTCTGCACTCCACTCGTTTCTCTGCCCTCTGCTCTCTct CTGATGGGGGCAAAGAGCATGGGGTAGGGGAAGCAGTGAAGGAAGTCTCACGAAACAAGATTCTTCAAGTGGTTCTAGTATCTCCTCAG ATTCCTGGAAATACAGGTTGCATTGCCAGAACATGTGCAGCATCAGCTGTTGGACTTCACCTAGTTGGG CCATTAGGATTCAAGGTTGATGATGCAAAGTTAAAGCGAGCTGGATTGGACTATTGGCC ATATGTGGTTGTTAAAGTTCACAGCTCATGGGCAGAGTTCCAAGACTATTTCAGGCAACAG GATGGTGAAAAGCGGTTGCTCGCATTTACAAAGAGAGGAACAAGTTTTCATTCA GGAGAGAGCTTAATCATTCTTGGTTTGGGTTCCTTGGTAAACATCAATGTTCTGAATCAAACCTGA
- the LOC18787013 gene encoding uncharacterized protein LOC18787013 isoform X1 has protein sequence MDASGLRILTPFSPFRMRSTKAPLFGSLYLAHLNRKVRLSLHSTRFSALCSLSDGGKEHGVGEAVKEVSRNKILQVVLVSPQIPGNTGCIARTCAASAVGLHLVGPLGFKVDDAKLKRAGLDYWPYVVVKVHSSWAEFQDYFRQQDGEKRLLAFTKRGTSFHSDFSYRRGDFLIFGSETSGLPPEVLQDCNSETFGGGTIRIPMVETYVRCLNLSVSVGIALYEASRQLSYEQLQFPNENCIDHEQSFVSEDIFA, from the exons ATGGACGCAAGCGGTTTGAGAATCCTAACCCCTTTCTCTCCTTTCCGAATGCGCTCAACAAAAGCTCCTCTCTTTGGTTCTCTGTACTTGGCTCATCTCAACCGCAAAGTCCGCCTCTCTCTGCACTCCACTCGTTTCTCTGCCCTCTGCTCTCTct CTGATGGGGGCAAAGAGCATGGGGTAGGGGAAGCAGTGAAGGAAGTCTCACGAAACAAGATTCTTCAAGTGGTTCTAGTATCTCCTCAG ATTCCTGGAAATACAGGTTGCATTGCCAGAACATGTGCAGCATCAGCTGTTGGACTTCACCTAGTTGGG CCATTAGGATTCAAGGTTGATGATGCAAAGTTAAAGCGAGCTGGATTGGACTATTGGCC ATATGTGGTTGTTAAAGTTCACAGCTCATGGGCAGAGTTCCAAGACTATTTCAGGCAACAG GATGGTGAAAAGCGGTTGCTCGCATTTACAAAGAGAGGAACAAGTTTTCATTCA GATTTTTCTTACAGAAGAggtgattttctcatatttgGCTCAGAAACCTCTGGCCTACCACCTGAAGTCCTCCAAGATTGCAACAGTGAAACATTTGGCGGTGGGACCATTAGGATTCCAATGGTTGAAACTTATGTAAGATGTCTGAATCTCTCTGTAAGTGTTGGCATTGCTTTGTATGAAGCTTCCAGACAGCTAAGTTACGAGCAGCTTCAATTTCCAAATGAAAACTGTATTGATCATGAACAATCATTTGTCTCCGAGGATATTTTTGCCTAA